GAAGGAAACATGGGTTTCGGATGTGATGTTCTTGTTGGAAATGTTCGCGAGTTCGCGCAGCAGTGCTGTTTCACTCTTTCTTTCCTTAAGATTGAGTTCTCCTTTGAATCTTACGTTCTCAGGAATATCCTCGAACAGTTCGGAAATGCTGTCGATACCGATCGTATCGAGCATATCCTTCTTATCTTTTTCAGTTAATGGTAAATAACGATGACTCAATTCATACACTCCCTTATACTCTTAATTTTTGTGGAATGGTGTTTTGACGAACTTGGCTTCCACATCCCTGTTCCTGACTTTGATGTTGAACGTTTTGTCGATTTCGTGGAAGTCGCGGTCTACAAGGGCAAGACCGATTGAACGTTTGGTCAGTGGGGACTGTGTACCGCTGGTTACATAGCCGACCTTGTTGCCCTCGCTGTCAGTCACTTCATAATCCGTCCTTGCTATGCCTTTGCCCACCAGTTCGAAGCCGGCAAGCTTTCTTGGTGCACCGTTCTCCTTCTGTTCCTTCAGGACGTCCCTGCCGATGAAATCACCCTTGTCCACTTTTACGGCAAAGCCCATGTTCGCTTCAATAGGTGTGATTTCTTCTGTGAGGTCCTGGCCATGGAGAGGCAGACCTGCTTCAAGCCTCAATGTATCACGGGAACCAAGGCCGCATGGTGCAGCGCCTTCGTCGATGAACAGCTTCCAGAGCTTTTCAGTATCTTCGGCAGCACAGTAGATTTCAAATCCATCCTCACCAGTGTACCCACTCTGGGACAGGATGACGTTGCATCCGTTGATGTCTACGTCTTTCCTGAACTGGAACATCTTCATTTCGCTGATGTCTTCATCCACATGCTTTTGGACTGCTGCCCTGGCATCCGGCCCCTGTATTGCAATCTGGCCGTACTCCTTCGATACATTCGTCACTGTTGCGTCATAGCCGGAGATGGACTTGAGCCATTCGTAGTCCTTGTCCGTATTGCCGGCATTCACTACAAGGAGATATTTCTGCTCTTCGAGCTTGTAGATGACGAGGTCATCGATGACTCCGCCCTGCTCGTTGCAGAGCATCGTGTATTGTGCTTTTACATCCGTAAGCTTCTCAGCATTGTTGCTCAGCGCATAGTTTACAAACGCTTCAGCTTCATTGCCTTCCACGAGTATCTCACCCATATGGCTGACCTCGAACATTCCCATGGCTTCACGCACAGCAGTATGTTCTTCCTTGATGCTGCTGAATTGTACAGGCAGTGCCCAACCCGAAAAGTCGATGACCTTGACCCCGGATTCCTGGTAATAATCATACAATGGTGTTTTCTTAAGTTCAGACATGATTTTCCTCCTTTAATAAAAAACAGGACAGCTGAATATCAGCTGCCCTGTTGATTTCCTTCAGGAATGCGTCCCAGTGCTGTTCTTTTGCCTGAGAGATTCACCTGCTAGGTTTGCTCCTTCGGCGACGATCACTCGTTCTCTCGAGCACTGTTCAATCGCAAAATTTTCAATTATTAATCCGAGCTCATTATAACCCCTATATCGATAAAATAGCAAGGCTTTTAAAAACAAAATGTAAGCCCTAACACGACTTTATTTCGAGAATGTCCGAAACCACTTCATTCACCTGAAGTGAAGCATCCATCTCATGGTCTGCAACTGCCCGGTATTTTTCTATGCGTCCTTCATAGAGTGCCTTGACCTGATCCCTGCTTTTTACCAGCGGCCGGTTCTCATCCCCTTCGATCCGTCGGTAGAGCGTCTCGAAGTCCGCATGGAGATAGATCACCGGCTGTTCCGTATTCTTGAGGAAATCGTAGGACCGGCCATATGTAACGACACCTCCGCCTGTGGCGATGATGCCGCTGGTCCTGCTGGTCCGTGACAGTGCCTCAAATTCCTTCTGTCTGAACCCTGCTTCCCCCTCCTCTTCAAATATACGGGGAATCTCCCTGCCGGCGAGCTTTACCACTTCTTCATCCAGGTCGATGACCGGAAGGTCCATCCTTTCACCCAGAGCGTCAGCAATTGTCGTTTTTCCGCTTCCCATGAAGCCTATAAGTATCATATCTTTCCTCCTAGTCCATCAGTCCCTGAATCCGCATCTGATATATCTCTATGAAGCTCGATTGTATTTCCAGTATCATGAACATCCTATTATGGTAATGGTAATACAGCCCCACCAGATATAGCAATATGAAGTATACGGAAAAGCTGAAGAAAGCATCATTTCGTGAAAAGAAGTGCTTCACTGTTCTCCCCCTCCCCCGAAGCTACTGTAAGGACAACATGGGTATCGGTTTCCCGCAGGTTGAACTGCTCCACTTCGAACATGACGGTCACAAATCCGCTGCCTTCGACACTCTTGACTATGCGGCTGCCATATTTGCGGTAGCTGATGTCGCCCTTTGCAGTCTTGAAGGTGATCACTTCATTTTCGCCATCGGCAGCCACAGCTGTACTTCCTTCATGCACCTCTGTAATTTCAAAGATGAAGAAATCCATTTCAAAGCCTTTTTTCGGTGACTGTACCGCATCAAACTGCATGAGGATCGATGGCATGAGCGCCATGACAAAAGCGGCGATGGACAGGCTGACCAGTGCTTCAATGTAGGTGAATCCCCCCGGCTCATTCAAAATAGGCACACCGCTTTTCATTTTTTATGCTGCAGATCCGATTGTCATGGATCATATAGGAAGAAGTGCTCCTCCTGAAGGCTTCGAAATCTTCATGTGAAAGTATTTCGAGATACAGCCGCCTGTTGAATTCAAGTGCCTCTTCCGACTCCGTCATCGTCTGTTCGAGCATCATCACTGCAGGCATCAGTACGCTTATGATGATGCCGAAGATCAGCATCGCCAGCAGACTGTCGACGAGCATGAACCCTTTATCCTTCAATTCTGAACCGCCCCCTCTGTATCTGAAAAATGAAGCTTACGGACCGGTTAAGACAGTCGAATGATATGGTGCCGAATTTGTCCGTGTCCCCATTGGATTTGAATATGATCCGCTCCAGGCCCCCAGAATTCAATTTACAGATGTCGAGGGGATAGGTTCTGATGATCCGGCCATTTCTGCCGCGGATCAGGAGGCGCTGTTCCAGGCGGTCCATTTCAACGATCTGCTGAATGCCGCTGCCCATCGCCCCCGTCTGGGCACTCTGGAGAAAATAGCCGATGGTTTCAATCTCATAATCGATGTTCCTCCCTTTATCCGAGGGCATGTTCACCACGCTGAGCAGCATGAGGACGCTGATGATGCAGAGCGTCAGCATCATCTCAAGCATGGTGAACCCATCACTCGCTGCGTATCGCCTGCCCATTTGTAACCACAATCGCATCCCCATTTGCACATGTGACCTGATCAGTCGTCAAATATTCAGGGACCAGACTGTCTATGGTTGCCGGCGGTCCCCCTTCGTTCAGGGTGTAGGCTTCTACTTGGCTCTGGACCATGCGGACCTGCGCTTCACAACCGGTATCCTGTACATTCGCACTCTGGGCCGCTATGTTCGGTATGATCAGGATGATCAACACGGATATGACGAGAAGGACAAGCAGCATTTCAATCAGTGTAAAGCCGGCATCGTTATTCTTCTTTAATTTTTTTGCACATGATTTTTTCATTTGTTTCCTCCTAGTTGATGGATGACATCATTTGGAATATCGGTAATACGATGATCAGGTAGAGGCAGATGATCAGGACACCCAGGATGACGAAGATGACAGGCTGCACCTTCCTGGTCACATTCTCGATGCGCATGATCAGGCGCTCCAGGGTGTATTCGCTGAACATGATGAGTTCATTCCCTACGCTGCTGTTCTGCTCTCCGTGATTGACGAATATGGACAGTTTCGGGTCCAGCAGTTCGATGTGTGCAAGGGCCTGCGAAAGCGAGTCCCCGGCCAGAAGTTTTGTCTCGATGCGCCTGGAGATGTGGCGGAGATAAGGGTTGATCTCCTGGTGTATGAATAGGTCCAGGATCTCCTTCACTTCCAGGCCGTTATTCAGGAAATAGCCGAACTCGCGGGAAAACCGGTATGTCTGGTAGCCGATGAAGAAGAACCCGATGGAAGGGAGGCGTGCCAGAACCTTCGATTTCCGTTCGATGTCCTTCATATTCAGCAGATACAGTATGATGCTTCCGGCAAGCATGACTGCGAACACAAAGATGAGTATCGCAAGCGGGAGGGCCTCAAGAGCCATGATGAGCATCTTTACGATTCCTTCAGAACTTGTCCCCATCGCTGAATAGAGGCTTTTGAACTGGGGGATCACAGTGAAGTTGAGTGTAATGAGTATAGTGAGGAATATTGCGACGAGGAGCATCGGATACTGCAGTGACTTGACCAGCTTGGCAGTCGTCTGCCTGACATTCTTCAAGTAGGCGGATGAATCCCTCAAATTTGCAAGCACCTCTCCATGGATCTCGGCGAAGGAGACCTGGATGACGATGGCGTCCCTGTACCCCATCGCCTTCAATATGCTGCTCAGGCTGCTGCCTGAATTGACCATATCCAGATACTCGTCCTGCTGCTGCGGCTTCAGTACATCATACTGTTCAATCAGGAACACAAGGGCCTGTTTGAGTGTGAAGCCGACTTCGAGGAGGTCTGCAACTTTCATGAGAAAATGGGCATCATATTTTCCGAGTCTATTTGAATTTCTCCACATATGAAAGATGTTCATCTTCTGTGAGCCTCCCCGCAAGATGGAGGGCATCGATCTTGTCCACTATCGTCTGATGCCGTATGGTGCCGCCCTTCAACAAAGTTTCGATCTGGCTGTTGTCGAGTGATTCATAGATGATGAAGCTTCCACCCCCTGTATAGATGATGCGCTGATTAACGATCAGTGAGATGCTTTGCAGAATCTCTTCGTCATAGAGGCCATAATCCTTCAGGCGGCTCAATGTACTGACTGCCGACCTGCTGTGGAAGGTGCTGAGCACCAGGTGCCCTGAAAGACTTGCCTTAAGAAGCTGGGAGGCGATGGTGGCATCCCTGATTTCGCCGAACATGATGATATCCGGATCGCATCGGAGCACGCCTTTCAGGAGCGGTGCATAGTCGATGTTCGCTTTTTCGTTGATTTCCACCTGGATCAGACCATCAAGCTCATATTCGATCGGATCTTCGATGCTGATGATCTGCCGCCTGCCGGATG
The sequence above is drawn from the Salinicoccus roseus genome and encodes:
- the gcvT gene encoding glycine cleavage system aminomethyltransferase GcvT, with translation MMSELKKTPLYDYYQESGVKVIDFSGWALPVQFSSIKEEHTAVREAMGMFEVSHMGEILVEGNEAEAFVNYALSNNAEKLTDVKAQYTMLCNEQGGVIDDLVIYKLEEQKYLLVVNAGNTDKDYEWLKSISGYDATVTNVSKEYGQIAIQGPDARAAVQKHVDEDISEMKMFQFRKDVDINGCNVILSQSGYTGEDGFEIYCAAEDTEKLWKLFIDEGAAPCGLGSRDTLRLEAGLPLHGQDLTEEITPIEANMGFAVKVDKGDFIGRDVLKEQKENGAPRKLAGFELVGKGIARTDYEVTDSEGNKVGYVTSGTQSPLTKRSIGLALVDRDFHEIDKTFNIKVRNRDVEAKFVKTPFHKN
- a CDS encoding shikimate kinase; amino-acid sequence: MILIGFMGSGKTTIADALGERMDLPVIDLDEEVVKLAGREIPRIFEEEGEAGFRQKEFEALSRTSRTSGIIATGGGVVTYGRSYDFLKNTEQPVIYLHADFETLYRRIEGDENRPLVKSRDQVKALYEGRIEKYRAVADHEMDASLQVNEVVSDILEIKSC
- a CDS encoding competence type IV pilus minor pilin ComGF — protein: MPILNEPGGFTYIEALVSLSIAAFVMALMPSILMQFDAVQSPKKGFEMDFFIFEITEVHEGSTAVAADGENEVITFKTAKGDISYRKYGSRIVKSVEGSGFVTVMFEVEQFNLRETDTHVVLTVASGEGENSEALLFTK
- a CDS encoding type II secretion system protein, coding for MKDKGFMLVDSLLAMLIFGIIISVLMPAVMMLEQTMTESEEALEFNRRLYLEILSHEDFEAFRRSTSSYMIHDNRICSIKNEKRCAYFE
- a CDS encoding type II secretion system protein, which translates into the protein MGRRYAASDGFTMLEMMLTLCIISVLMLLSVVNMPSDKGRNIDYEIETIGYFLQSAQTGAMGSGIQQIVEMDRLEQRLLIRGRNGRIIRTYPLDICKLNSGGLERIIFKSNGDTDKFGTISFDCLNRSVSFIFQIQRGRFRIEG
- the comGC gene encoding competence type IV pilus major pilin ComGC, with the translated sequence MKKSCAKKLKKNNDAGFTLIEMLLVLLVISVLIILIIPNIAAQSANVQDTGCEAQVRMVQSQVEAYTLNEGGPPATIDSLVPEYLTTDQVTCANGDAIVVTNGQAIRSE
- the comGB gene encoding competence type IV pilus assembly protein ComGB; this translates as MWRNSNRLGKYDAHFLMKVADLLEVGFTLKQALVFLIEQYDVLKPQQQDEYLDMVNSGSSLSSILKAMGYRDAIVIQVSFAEIHGEVLANLRDSSAYLKNVRQTTAKLVKSLQYPMLLVAIFLTILITLNFTVIPQFKSLYSAMGTSSEGIVKMLIMALEALPLAILIFVFAVMLAGSIILYLLNMKDIERKSKVLARLPSIGFFFIGYQTYRFSREFGYFLNNGLEVKEILDLFIHQEINPYLRHISRRIETKLLAGDSLSQALAHIELLDPKLSIFVNHGEQNSSVGNELIMFSEYTLERLIMRIENVTRKVQPVIFVILGVLIICLYLIIVLPIFQMMSSIN
- a CDS encoding ATPase, T2SS/T4P/T4SS family; this encodes MKQLVEEILKDAMHQNATDIHLTLESAMGLVRIRKAGEMHPLKEMTVETYRKSVNYLKFIAELDINEHKAPQSGRTAINIEDTVLNVRVSTLPISLMNEIVVIRVLNAMEGRPSSALFDSPGDYDFFLPYLGRQQGLILFTGPTGSGKSTLMYRLIQEVAASGRRQIISIEDPIEYELDGLIQVEINEKANIDYAPLLKGVLRCDPDIIMFGEIRDATIASQLLKASLSGHLVLSTFHSRSAVSTLSRLKDYGLYDEEILQSISLIVNQRIIYTGGGSFIIYESLDNSQIETLLKGGTIRHQTIVDKIDALHLAGRLTEDEHLSYVEKFK